A DNA window from Vanacampus margaritifer isolate UIUO_Vmar chromosome 19, RoL_Vmar_1.0, whole genome shotgun sequence contains the following coding sequences:
- the tp53 gene encoding cellular tumor antigen p53 — MEPSLNDLSLSQGFLNSQESFSDMWQAYMTPSVPENNDLPDLTQLNGSPSQFDVNFFNMSVEALTSEGVPPPASTVPVTKDHPGEYDFLLRFQKSGTAKSVTSTFSVTLNKLYCQLAKTTPVEVLVSKEPPAGAIFRAMAVYKKTEHVAEVVRRCPHHQNQDATENSQHLIRMEGSQRVQYFEDVNTKRQSVTVPYEPPQLGSEMTTILLSFMCNSSCMGGMNRRAIQTILTLETPDGVILGRRCFEVRICACPGRDRKTEEENHTQTENGTKQTKKRKSTPAATSAPAKRPNPTSSVEGDDDDIYYLPIRGRAVYDAFKQFYETLHGQQKKGKKENGMQDQDVPVGIGKRRMLKEERSDDTE; from the exons ATGGAGCCCAGCCTGAATGACTTGTCTCTGAGCCAGGGCTTCCTGAATAGCCAGGAGTCCTTCAGTGATATGTGGCAAGCTTA CATGACTCCATCCGTCCCTGAGAATAATGACCTGCCCGATTTGACCCAG CTCAATGGCTCGCCATCCCAATTCGATGTGAATTTCTTCAACATGTCGGTGGAGGCGCTCACCAGCGAAGGCGTGCCCCCACCGGCCTCCACCGTGCCGGTCACCAAAGACCATCCCGGGGAATACGACTTCTTGCTACGCTTCCAAAAGTCTGGAACAGCGAAGTCGGTAACATCGACT TTTTCAGTGACGCTGAATAAACTCTACTGCCAGCTGGCTAAAACCACCCCCGTGGAAGTTCTGGTTAGCAAAGAGCCGCCGGCGGGAGCCATCTTCAGAGCCATGGCGGTCTACAAGAAAACTGAGCACGTGGCCGAGGTGGTTCGTCGATGCCCTCATCACCAGAACCAGGATG CCACAGAGAACAGCCAGCATCTGATCCGAATGGAGGGCAGCCAGAGGGTGCAGTATTTCGAGGACGTGAACACCAAGAGGCAGAGCGTGACCGTTCCCTACGAGCCCCCCCAG TTGGGCTCTGAGATGACAACCATCCTACTGAGTTTCATGTGCAACAGCTCCTGCATGGGGGGTATGAACCGCCGGGCCATTCAGACCATTCTAACTCTGGAGACCCCTGA TGGAGTGATTTTGGGCCGAAGATGTTTCGAGGTGCGCATTTGCGCATGTCCCGGCCGGGATCGCAAAACCGAAGAGGAGAACCACACGCAGACCGAAAATGGCACCAAGCAAACCAAAAAACGAA AGAGCACCCCAGCAGCGACAAGCGCCCCCGCTAAGAGGCCCAATCCCACCTCCAGCGTGGAGGGAGACGACGATGACATTTATTATTTGCCA ATTCGAGGACGTGCCGTTTATGATGCATTTAAGCAGTTCTATGAAACCCTGCATGGGCAGCAGAAAAAAGG AAAAAAGGAGAATGGAATGCAGGACCAGGACGTGCCCGTGGGAATTGGGAAACGTCGAATGTTGAAAGAAGAGCGCAGTGATGACACGGAATAA